In Microbacterium profundi, the DNA window CACTCGGCGGATGACATCTTGAAGTTCAAGTACATCATCAAGAACACCGCAGAGCAGTGGGGCAAGTCGGCTACCTTCATGCCGAAGCCGCTCTACGGCGACAACGGCTCAGGCATGCACACGCACCAGTCGCTGTGGAGCGACGGCAAGCCGCTGTTCTACGACGAGGCAGGCTACGGTCAGCTCAGCGACATCGCCCGCTGGTACATCGGCGGCATCCTCGCGCACGCACCGGCGCTGCTGGCCTTCACGAACCCGACGCTGAACAGCTACCACCGCCTGGTCAAGGGCTTCGAAGCACCGGTCAACCTTGTCTACTCGGCCGGAAACCGCTCGGCTGCGATCCGCATCCCGATCACGGGTTCGAACCCCAAGGCCAAGCGCATCGAGTTCCGCGCTCCGGATGCCTCCGGCAACCCGTACCTCGCGTTCGCGGCGCAGCTGATGGCCGGCCTCGACGGCATCAAGAACCGCATCGAGCCGCACGAGCCGGTCGACAAGGACCTCTACGAGCTTCCCCCCGAGGAGGCCAAGAACATCCCGCAGGTGCCGAACTCGCTGCTGGACTCGCTCGACGCGCTCCGCGACGACCACCAGTTCCTGCTCGAAGGCGGGGTCTTCACGCCCGAGCTCATCGAGACCTGGATCTCGTACAAGATCGAGAACGAGATCCTGCCGATGGCGCAGCGCCCGCACCCGTTCGAGTACGAGCTGTACTACGGGGTCTGACACCGCTCAGCACGTCCAGAAGAGCCCATTCCGCACCATCGCGGAATGGGCTCTTCTGATGTTCACGGGCGCGCGTTAAGGTGCAGTATGGGCAGACTCAAGTACGACCACACCGCCGAGGCGATCGGCATCGAAGACGAGACACTGGCACACCTGAAGGTCGTCGTGGCGACGAAGCTGCGTCGCCAGGAGAGCTTCATGATGACGTGGCTGCCCCTCGACGGCAAGCCCAGTGGACGGATGAGCGCGTGGATCCACCCCGCAGTCCCTCTGCTGTTCATCTTCGACAGCGCTGAACTGCCCCCGATCGACCCGAAGCGACTGGAAGAGACGATGCACGCGACCAACGCCACCGGCGAGCTGGTCCTCGACCATCTCGTCCGCGTGGAGGTCGAATGACGGCGTTCAGTGCACCCTGAGTGCGCCCGCCTGTACGCGCACCTCGAATGATGACACGTCACCCAGTTCCTCGCCGTCGACCTCGAAGGCCAGCGGCTGCTCGAGCTCGACGCTGATGCGCTCAGCGGTCAGGTGACGAGTGGATTCGGTGCTGACCGCGGTCTCGTCACGAGTGAGCAGGCGACGGATGCCGTTGTCCCAGACGACTGAGCGCACGGTGTCGAGCCACTGCAGTGCGCCGTCGGCGCTCACCAGCAGCAGGTCGAGCAGACCGTCATCGAGCTTGGCGTCCGGCAGCAGGCGTACCCCGCCCTGCACCATGCCGCAGTTGCCGATCAGCAGGGTGTGACCGCGCACCTCCTGCGCGTCTCCCCCGTCCAGCGCGAGCGTGATCCCGGTCATCTCGGTGCCGGCCATGGCGCGGCCCATCGCCTCGACGTACGCGAGCCAGCCGGCGCGGTCCTTCAGATCGTCGTCCGTCTCCACGAGCATCTGCGCGTCGATGCCGAATCCGACCATCACGGTGAAGGCGCGTTCCTCGCCGTTCATGCTCACCCAGCCGAGGTCGATCGTGCGGGGCTCGCCACGGCTGATCCGGGCCAACGCCGCGGGGATGTCGTCCAACGGCACCTCGAGGTTGCGGGCGAGCAGGTTGCCTGTGCCCTGAGGCACGATGCCGAGTACGACCTCTGTGCCGGCCAGCGCCTCGGCGACCGCACGCACGGTGCCGTCTCCGCCGACCGCGATCACGGTGCCGCATCCGGCGGCGACGGCTTCCTTCGCCATCCCGAGTCCAGGGTCGTCCTCGCTGGTCTCCCACCACTGCACGTCGCTGTCCAGCGCCTCAGCGACTGCCGATCGCAGTACGTCCTCATCGATCTTCGACGGGTTCCAGATGATGCCGATCTTCGTCGCTGTCATGTGCTCAGCCTGAGCCAGCGGAGGTGATTGCGCAACTCAGCCGTAGAAGAGGTTCTCGAACGCTCGTCGAGCGCGTCTGGTGACGCCGAGATAGTCCTCTTCCACGGCCGTGGCCGAGCCGTCCGGATAGCCGAGCAGATGGCCGAGTGCATCCAGTTCCCGACGGTCGGCCGGGAGCATGTCGGCGGTGTGCCCGGTGCGCAGCGTGATCGCGGAACGCAGCCGGCTGGCCAGCAGCCACGCCTCACGCAGCTTCTCCGCGTCGTCGGCCGGCACCAGCTCCGCATCCACCGCCGCGTGAAGGGCGTCCAGAGTGGATGTCGTTCGCAGCGCAGGCACGGCGTGAGCGTGCTGCAGCTGCACGAGCTGAACCAGCCACTCGACGTCGCTGAGCGAACCCGGGCCCAGTTTGAGATGTCGATGGGGGTCGGCACCCTGGGGAAGCCGCTCCCCTTCGACGCGGGCCTTGATCCGCTTGATCTCGCGCAGCCCCTGCTGGTCGACCTGTTCCGGATAGCGGATGCTGTCTGCCAGACTCATGAACTTCGTGATCAGCTGCCCGCTGCCGGCGACGCCGCGTGCGCGCAGCAGCGCCTGAGCCTCCCACGACACGGACCAACGCCGGTAGTACTCCGTATACGCGGCGATCGATCGCACCACAGGGCCCTGGCGTCCCTCAGGACGCAGGTCGGCGTCGAGATCGAGTGGCACACGGTGGTCGGTCAGATGCTCGCGGAGGCCGGAGACCAGCTGCGTCGACAATGTCTGCGCGCGCTGCGGATCGATGCCGTTCGCGTCGTACACGTAGAGGATGTCGGCATCCGACCCGAAGCCCAGTTCGGCTCCGCCGAAACGCCCCATGCCGATGACGGCGAAGTCGAGGTCGTCGTCCTCCGCGGGCACCACCTCGCGCCGTACCGCACGCAGTCCTGCCTGAATGGTCGCGTCGGTGATCGCGGTGAGAGAGGTCGCGATCTCTTCGATCGTCAGCACATCGAGCACGGCGCCCATCGCCGTGCGGAGCAGCTCGCGGCGCCGCAGCGCACGGACCGCCTTCAGGGCGGGCGCCACCGACTTGTGCCTCGTCTGGATCGCCCGAGCCTCTTCGTAGAGCTGAGACGCGGCGCGCGGGCGCAGCCGCTCGGGGCTGTCCAACCACGCGACAGACTCCGGGATCCACTCCATGAGCTCGCCGATGTACCGCGATGCCGAAAGCAGCCGCGTGAGGCTCTCGGCTGCGCCTGAGGAATCGCGCAGCATCCGGAGGAACCAGGAGGTGTCTCCCAGCCTCTCGCTGATCCTGCGGAAGGCGAGCAGCGCGTAGTCGGGGTCGCTGCCGTCGGCGAACCAGCGCACCATGATCGGCATGAGATGACGTTGGATCGTGACCTTGCGGCTGATCCCGGAGGTGAGCGCGCCGATATGACGCAGAGCGCCCGCGGCGTCGCGGAAGCCGATGGCGGCGAGACGATCATGAGCCTGCGCTGTCGAGAGCGTGCGCTCCTCTTCCGGCAGCGCGGCGACCGCGCTCAGCAGCGGTCGGTAGAACAGGCGGGTGTGGATGTCGCGCACCTCACGGCGCACACTCTCCCAGAGCGCCCAGATGCCGTCGCCGGTGTCGGCCAGTCCGGTGGCCCTGGAGAGGATGCGCAATCCGTCTGGCGTCCTCGGCATCAGATGCGTGCGGGAAAGCTCGCGCAGCTGCTGCCTGTGCTCCAGCAGCCGGAGCGTCCGGTAGTCGGATGCGAAGGTCGCGGCGTCCTCCCGGCCGATGTAGCCGCCCGCCACGAGAGCGTCCAGGCTCTCCAGGGTTCCTCGCGTACGCAGACTCGGATCGGTGAGACCGTGCACGAGCTGCAGAAGCTGCACGGTGAACTCGATGTCCCGCAACCCGCCGACGCCGAGCTTGATCTGATGCGTGGCGTCTTCAGGACCGATGTGCTCAGTCACGCGCTCACGCATCCGCTGCACACTGTCGACGAAGTTCTCGCGAGCGGCGCTCGACCAGATCTTCGGCTGCACGGCCTCGATGTATGCGTCTCCGAGGCCGGCATCTCCTGCGAGT includes these proteins:
- the glnA gene encoding type I glutamate--ammonia ligase — translated: MFTDSSEVLSYIKENDVKFLDIRFTDLPGVQQHFNIPASTVDEAFFTDGQLFDGSSIRGFASIHESDMQLIPDVSTAYMDPFREASTLVMIFDIYNPRTGEIYSKDPRQVAKKAEKYLVSTGIADTAFFAPEAEFYIFDDVRYSVTSNSSFYSVDSEEGAWNTGREEEGGNLGNKTPYKGGYFPVSPVDKTADLRDDMTLKLIEAGFILERSHHEVGTGGQQEINYRFDTMVHSADDILKFKYIIKNTAEQWGKSATFMPKPLYGDNGSGMHTHQSLWSDGKPLFYDEAGYGQLSDIARWYIGGILAHAPALLAFTNPTLNSYHRLVKGFEAPVNLVYSAGNRSAAIRIPITGSNPKAKRIEFRAPDASGNPYLAFAAQLMAGLDGIKNRIEPHEPVDKDLYELPPEEAKNIPQVPNSLLDSLDALRDDHQFLLEGGVFTPELIETWISYKIENEILPMAQRPHPFEYELYYGV
- a CDS encoding DUF7882 family protein, producing MGRLKYDHTAEAIGIEDETLAHLKVVVATKLRRQESFMMTWLPLDGKPSGRMSAWIHPAVPLLFIFDSAELPPIDPKRLEETMHATNATGELVLDHLVRVEVE
- a CDS encoding diacylglycerol/lipid kinase family protein yields the protein MTATKIGIIWNPSKIDEDVLRSAVAEALDSDVQWWETSEDDPGLGMAKEAVAAGCGTVIAVGGDGTVRAVAEALAGTEVVLGIVPQGTGNLLARNLEVPLDDIPAALARISRGEPRTIDLGWVSMNGEERAFTVMVGFGIDAQMLVETDDDLKDRAGWLAYVEAMGRAMAGTEMTGITLALDGGDAQEVRGHTLLIGNCGMVQGGVRLLPDAKLDDGLLDLLLVSADGALQWLDTVRSVVWDNGIRRLLTRDETAVSTESTRHLTAERISVELEQPLAFEVDGEELGDVSSFEVRVQAGALRVH
- a CDS encoding bifunctional [glutamine synthetase] adenylyltransferase/[glutamine synthetase]-adenylyl-L-tyrosine phosphorylase, producing MARSGSTSSLSSLARVGFTGLSAAAEVLDELSTLTGIERSTLVDGVVAADPDGAAGGMLKVARRDPDALKRVLRDEEARGVCWRVFGASSGLADFFLRHPDQLSVLTEVGPLVPSAATLQERLLDSVGAKDGFADIADDSAVVALRIAYRRSLAEIAAVDLSAPEPALRIAAVSAALADAAGAALEASLAVARTRVAVTRPREEVALTRLSIIGMGKAGARELNYVSDVDVIFVGGTADEERLEEGRSIDIATKLAIETMRGLEGVEVEPPLWEVDANLRPEGKQGALVRSLGSHLAYYDRWAKSWEFQALLKARPLAGDAGLGDAYIEAVQPKIWSSAARENFVDSVQRMRERVTEHIGPEDATHQIKLGVGGLRDIEFTVQLLQLVHGLTDPSLRTRGTLESLDALVAGGYIGREDAATFASDYRTLRLLEHRQQLRELSRTHLMPRTPDGLRILSRATGLADTGDGIWALWESVRREVRDIHTRLFYRPLLSAVAALPEEERTLSTAQAHDRLAAIGFRDAAGALRHIGALTSGISRKVTIQRHLMPIMVRWFADGSDPDYALLAFRRISERLGDTSWFLRMLRDSSGAAESLTRLLSASRYIGELMEWIPESVAWLDSPERLRPRAASQLYEEARAIQTRHKSVAPALKAVRALRRRELLRTAMGAVLDVLTIEEIATSLTAITDATIQAGLRAVRREVVPAEDDDLDFAVIGMGRFGGAELGFGSDADILYVYDANGIDPQRAQTLSTQLVSGLREHLTDHRVPLDLDADLRPEGRQGPVVRSIAAYTEYYRRWSVSWEAQALLRARGVAGSGQLITKFMSLADSIRYPEQVDQQGLREIKRIKARVEGERLPQGADPHRHLKLGPGSLSDVEWLVQLVQLQHAHAVPALRTTSTLDALHAAVDAELVPADDAEKLREAWLLASRLRSAITLRTGHTADMLPADRRELDALGHLLGYPDGSATAVEEDYLGVTRRARRAFENLFYG